The proteins below come from a single Pleuronectes platessa chromosome 3, fPlePla1.1, whole genome shotgun sequence genomic window:
- the polr3f gene encoding DNA-directed RNA polymerase III subunit RPC6 has translation MTEVKVKKETNVTDSTEVENRIKELCHQFPHGITDQVIQNDLPHLEPQQRAMAINKLLSLGQLDLLRNSSGLLYRMKDAQSAGKMKGSDNQEKLVYQVIEDAGNKGIWSRDIRFKSNLPLTEVNKILKNLESKKLIKAVKSVAASKKKVYMLYNLQPDRSVTGGAWYSDQDFESEFVEVLNQQCFKFLQSKAEAARDSKQSPMVQRNSSFATSHEVWKYICELGISKVDLSMDDIETILNTLIYDGKVEMTVVAAKEGTVGSVDGQMKLFRGVNPVLQPTGLVKTPCGLCPVFDDCQEGGEISPSNCIYMTEWLDF, from the exons ATGACTGAAGtgaaagtgaagaaagaaacGAACGTGACGGACTCTACGGAGGTGGAGAACag gattaAAGAGTTGTGTCACCAGTTTCCTCACGGCATCACAGACCAGGTGATCCAGAATGACCTCCCTCACCTGGAGCCTCAGCAGAGAGCCATGGCCATCAACAAGCTGCTCTCATTG ggtCAGCTGGACCTGCTGAGGAACAGCTCCGGGCTCCTGTACCGAATGAAGGACGCGCAGAGCGCCGG GAAGATGAAAGGTTCcgacaaccaggagaagttggtTTATCAGGTCATCGAGGACGCAGGAAACAAAG gAATCTGGAGCCGAGACATTCGCTTCAAGAGCAACCTTCCTCTGACGGAGGTCAACAAGATCCTGAAGAACCTGGAGAGCAAGAAACTGATCAAAGCTGTGAAGTCTGTGGCT GCGTCGAAGAAGAAGGTGTACATGCTCTACAACCTGCAGCCGGACCGCTCGGTGACGGGGGGGGCCTGGTACAGCGACCAGGACTTTGAGTCTGAGTTTGTTGAAGTTCTCAACCAGCAGTGTTTCAAGTTCCTACAGAGCAAG gcgGAAGCAGCGAGGGACAGTAAACAGAGTCCGATGGTTCAGAGGAACTCCTCCTTCGCCACTTCACATGAAGTCTGGAAATACATCTGTGAGCTGGGAATCAGCAAG GTGGATCTGTCCATGGACGACATCGAGACCATCCTGAACACGCTGATCTACGACGGGAAGGTGGAGATGACCGTGGTCGCGGCCAAGGAGGGGACGGTGGGCAGCGTGGACGGACAGATGAAGCTGTTCCGTGGGGTCAACCCGGTCCTCCAGCCCACCGGCCTGGTGAAGACGCCCTGTGGACTCTGCCCGGTGTTTGACGACTgtcaggaaggaggagagatcTCCCCGTCCAACTGCATCTACATGACCGAGTGGCTGGACTTCTGA
- the dzank1 gene encoding double zinc ribbon and ankyrin repeat-containing protein 1 gives MTAGAVSAPLIIPIMHLETLRTKNHITTNTPVSIKSDTPGVLIFFSLDGSKPAAAARGRSADGSRKYSEPILLPAGRVSVRAVAVSSDGRQSSTVTKVFCVDIVDSNRKQTEENILQFSTEGSSCFPQNSAGSSLSRSELRTLGHGPRFLTSRLGPPLPVQTGSPERSPSSRSGDRKQLNKASRVQRETDFLWCAQCLSFRASDPFARFCPQCGAVVPPLPDQRLPPAEGGQTVLCVFCNTEVPVNTHTCLICEASIQQQLQPQDHVLCVCCGSGNPAHISTCLTCESRLQLEVCVGNSAPSVPSEDSRMLTCSRCKRLNHSDARYCDWCGSKSGHAASCVMCRRCGASSHPSAVYCATCGTHLDAPAPPTTCSDITRAVAPHQASASASHDATWQATRSAPSAKLAPPSQDQSTQTVGLYYPSATELQRKDQQRALQLSRQQSGRDRQPPVTAISPGRGYWRRQLDHVCAHLRSYAQNNAPFRTVLGEPRLGRMVSAVVQQDGFEVSLTLSFVSAAQEVTQVCPDEAPPAASCVGPAGGALPAGGSETLSSVTERFTNGSFTLGSDRTTGLMKPPKPNLTPKPPVRSLRCLLSDWSMQVKDVQLLKELAPGRGHISVIQQLLDQGADPSCCGSDGRHALAVAVVHGHSEVLPLLVQRGADVDQQSGQMKNTALHEAAAQGPEGLRCAEVLLSCRASVRRRNSAGQTPYDTAASAGHNNMVSLLGAQTGLVLLDKLRKHKLNLDVF, from the exons ATGACGGCGGGAGCGGTTTCTGCTCCACTTATaattcccatcatgcacctggAGACGCTCAGAACCAAGAACCACATCACTACCAACACGCCCGTCTCCATCAAGTCAg ACACTCCAGGTGTGTTGATCTTCTTCTCTCTGGACGGGTCGAAGCCGGCGGCGGCGGCACGAGGACGATCAGCTGACGGCAGCAGGAAGTACAGTGAGCCCATCCTGCTTCCTGCTGGGAGAGTGTCAGTCAGAGCTGTGGCTGTTTCCAG tgACGGCAGACAGAGTTCGACTGTGACAAAGGTTTTCTGCGTTGACATCGTGGactcaaacaggaaacagacagaggagaacatCCTGCAG TTTTCCACTGAGGGAAGTTCCTGTTTCCCTCAGAACTCTGCGGGTTCTTCACTGAGTCGTTCAG AGCTGAGGACACTGGGACATGGTCCTCGTTTCCTGACCAGTCGACTCGGACCTCCACtcccagttcagactggttctccTGAACGTTCTCCATCATCG aggtcaggtgacaggaagcagctgaaCAAGGCGTCACGAGTCCAGAGAGAAACCGACTTCCTGTG gtGTGCTCAGTGTTTGAGTTTCCGAGCTTCCGACCCGTTCGCTCGGTTCTGTCCTCAGTGTGGCGCTGTGGTTCCTCCGTTACCTGACCAGAGACTGCCCCCTGCTGAGGGAGGACAG acggttctctgtgtgttctgtaACACTGAGGTTCCTGTCAACACTCACACCTGTTTGATTTGTGAAGCTTCaatccaacaacaactacaaccacAG GAtcatgtgctgtgtgtttgctgtggaaGTGGGAATCCAGCTCAtatctccacctgtctgacctgTGAGAGCCGCCTGCAgctg GAGGTGTGTGTTGGTAACAGCGCCCCCTCTGTCCCTTCTGAAGACAGCAGGATGTTGACCTGCTCCAGATGTAAACGTTTAAACCACAGTGATGCCAGATACTGCGACTGGTGCGGCTCCAAG TCCGGTCATGCAGCCAGCTGTGTGATGTGTCGGCGATGTGGAGCGAGTTCACACCCGAGCGCCGTCTACTGTGCAACCTGTGGCACACACCTGGATGCACCGGCCCCGCCCACAACCTGCAGTGACATCACACGTGCTGTGGCTCCCCACCAG GCTTCAGCCTCGGCTTCCCATGATGCAACCTGGCAGGCCACCCGCTCGGCCCCTAGTGCGAAGTTAGCTCCGCCCTCTCAGGACCAGTCCACTCAGACGGTTGGACTCTATTACCCATCAGCCACTGAGCTCCAAAGGAaggaccagcagagggcgctgcagCTCAGCAGGCAGCAGTCAGGCAGAGACCGGCAACCACCTGTGACCGCCATCAGCCCGGGCAGAG GTTACTGGAGGAGGCAGTTGGATCATGTGTGTGCTCACCTGAGGAGTTATGCTCAGAACAACGCCCCCTTCAGGACTGTGCTGGGAGAGCCTCGTCTGGGTCGG atgGTTTCTGCTGTGGTTCAACAAGATGGTTTTGAAGTCAGTTTGACGCTCAGCTTCGTCTCAGCCGCACAGGAAGTCACACAG GTGTGTCCTGACGAGGCTCCTCCGGCAGCTAGCTGCGTtggaccagcaggtggcgctctaCCTGCAGGTGGCAGTGAGACGCTGAGCAGCGTCACAGAGCGGTTCACCAACGGTTCGTTCACTTT aggaagtgatcgGACCACAGGTCTGATGAAGCCCCCCAAACCAAACCTGACCCCCAAACCTCCGGTAAGGTCCTTGAGGTGT CTCctctctgattggtcgatgCAGGTGAAGGACGTTcagctgctgaaggagctggcTCCAGGTCGAGGTCACATCAGTGTCATCCAGCAGCTCCTGGATCAG ggggcggacCCCTCCTGCTGTGGTAGTGATGGCCGACACGCCCTCGCCGTGGCTGTGGTTCATGGTCACAGTGAAGTTCTTCCTCTTCTGGTGCAGCGAGGAGCTGATGTGGACCAGCAGTCGGGACA GATGAAGAACACAGCTCTGcatgaagctgcagctcagggTCCTGAAGGTCTGAGGTGTGCTGAGGTCCTGCTCAG cTGCAGGGCCAGTGTGAGGCGGAGGAACTCTGCCGGTCAGACGCCGTACGACACCGCGGCGAGCGCCGGCCACAACAACATGGTGTCTCTGCTGGGAGCTCAGACTGGACTGGTTCTACTGGACAAactgaggaaacacaaactgaacctGGACGTCTTCTGA